A DNA window from Pseudomonas sp. GD03919 contains the following coding sequences:
- a CDS encoding LysE family translocator, protein MSTELLLAFIAFAFVTSVTPGPNNMMLLASGVNFGVRRSIPHMLGISLGFMLLVAAVGLGLGQVFQRFPVLHDVLRYVGAAYLLYLAWKIAQSGAPQSRENAEAKPFTFLQAAAFQWVNPKAWIMAIGAITTYTPQDGFFSNVLLIAALFALVNCPSVGLWTIAGSMLRKWLDNPRALRAFNFGMALLLVASLYPIIVDTGMF, encoded by the coding sequence ATGTCCACCGAACTGCTGCTCGCCTTCATCGCCTTCGCCTTTGTCACCTCGGTGACGCCAGGCCCCAACAACATGATGCTGCTCGCCTCGGGCGTGAACTTCGGCGTGCGCCGCAGCATTCCACACATGCTTGGCATCAGCCTCGGCTTCATGCTGCTGGTGGCCGCAGTGGGCCTTGGTCTGGGCCAGGTATTCCAGCGCTTTCCGGTGCTGCACGACGTGCTGCGCTATGTCGGCGCCGCCTATCTGCTCTATCTGGCCTGGAAGATCGCCCAATCCGGTGCGCCGCAGAGCCGTGAGAATGCCGAGGCCAAGCCATTCACTTTCCTCCAGGCGGCAGCCTTTCAGTGGGTCAACCCGAAGGCGTGGATCATGGCCATCGGAGCCATTACCACCTATACACCGCAGGATGGTTTTTTCAGCAACGTGCTGCTGATCGCGGCCCTGTTTGCACTGGTCAACTGCCCCAGCGTAGGTTTGTGGACCATCGCCGGCAGCATGCTGCGCAAGTGGCTGGACAACCCGCGCGCCCTGCGCGCATTCAACTTCGGCATGGCGCTGCTGCTGGTCGCCTCGCTCTATCCCATCATCGTCGACACTGGAATGTTCTGA
- a CDS encoding HU family DNA-binding protein, with amino-acid sequence MAITKDQLISDLAEAVSLPKATVRTLIDQLGEIVGDALENDGEITLPGIGKLKVSERPARTGRNPQTGKAIEIAAKKVVKLVPAKALTDGLN; translated from the coding sequence CAGCGACCTGGCCGAGGCCGTATCCCTGCCCAAAGCCACTGTCCGCACCCTGATCGATCAGCTGGGCGAAATTGTCGGCGACGCACTGGAAAACGACGGTGAGATCACCCTGCCAGGCATCGGCAAGCTGAAAGTGAGCGAGCGCCCGGCACGCACCGGCCGTAACCCGCAGACCGGCAAAGCCATCGAAATCGCTGCCAAGAAAGTGGTCAAGCTGGTACCTGCCAAGGCCCTGACCGACGGCCTGAACTGA
- a CDS encoding SDR family oxidoreductase, whose protein sequence is MSMTFSGQVALVTGGAAGIGRATAQAFAAEGLKVVVSDVDVAGGEGTVELIRAVGGDACFVRCDVTCDAEVKALMDATVAQYGRLDYAFNNAGIEIEQGKLADGNEAEFDAIMGVNVKGVWLCMKHQIPLMLAQGGGAIVNTASVAGLGAAPKMSIYAASKHAVIGLTKSAAIEYAKKKLRVNAVCPAVIDTDMFRRAYEADPKKAEFAAAMHPVGRIGKVEEIAAAVLYLCSDHAAFTTGQALAVDGGATAI, encoded by the coding sequence ATGAGCATGACGTTCTCCGGCCAGGTCGCCCTGGTCACCGGCGGTGCCGCCGGTATTGGCCGCGCCACCGCCCAGGCCTTCGCTGCCGAAGGGCTCAAGGTGGTGGTTTCCGACGTGGATGTGGCAGGTGGTGAAGGCACCGTCGAGCTGATTCGCGCGGTCGGTGGTGATGCCTGCTTCGTGCGTTGCGACGTGACCTGTGATGCCGAGGTCAAGGCGCTGATGGACGCCACCGTGGCGCAATACGGCCGCCTGGACTATGCCTTCAACAACGCCGGTATCGAGATCGAGCAGGGCAAGCTGGCCGACGGCAACGAGGCCGAGTTCGACGCCATCATGGGCGTCAACGTCAAGGGCGTATGGCTGTGCATGAAGCATCAGATCCCGCTGATGCTGGCTCAGGGCGGTGGCGCCATCGTCAATACCGCCTCGGTCGCCGGCCTGGGTGCCGCGCCGAAGATGAGCATCTATGCCGCCTCCAAGCATGCGGTGATCGGCCTGACCAAATCCGCTGCGATCGAGTACGCCAAGAAGAAGCTGCGGGTAAACGCGGTATGCCCAGCGGTGATCGACACCGACATGTTCCGCCGCGCCTATGAAGCCGATCCGAAGAAGGCCGAGTTCGCCGCCGCCATGCATCCGGTCGGGCGCATCGGCAAGGTCGAAGAGATCGCCGCTGCCGTCCTCTATCTGTGCAGCGATCACGCCGCGTTCACCACCGGCCAGGCGCTGGCGGTGGACGGTGGTGCCACGGCGATCTGA
- a CDS encoding glutathione S-transferase family protein: protein MFKVYGDYRSGNCYKVKLMLHLLGKPYEWVPIDILKGETQSEAFLAKNPNGKIPVLELDDGTCLWESNAILNYLADGSEFLPTEPRLRTQVLQWQFFEQYSHEPYVAVARFIQLYQGMPEERREEHARCLKLGYKALKVMEKQLERTPYLVGEHYSIADIALYAYTHVADEGGFSLEAFSAVRAWLERVASHPRHVTMLG, encoded by the coding sequence ATGTTCAAGGTCTACGGCGATTACCGCTCGGGCAACTGCTACAAGGTCAAGCTGATGTTGCATCTGCTCGGCAAACCCTATGAGTGGGTGCCGATCGACATTCTCAAGGGCGAGACGCAGAGCGAAGCCTTCCTGGCCAAGAACCCCAACGGCAAGATTCCGGTGCTGGAGCTGGACGACGGCACCTGCCTGTGGGAGTCCAACGCCATCCTCAACTACCTCGCCGATGGCAGCGAGTTCCTGCCGACCGAGCCGCGCCTGCGCACCCAGGTGCTGCAATGGCAGTTCTTCGAGCAGTACAGCCACGAGCCTTACGTTGCGGTGGCGCGTTTCATCCAGCTCTACCAGGGCATGCCCGAGGAGCGCCGCGAGGAGCATGCGCGCTGCCTGAAACTCGGCTACAAGGCCCTGAAGGTGATGGAAAAGCAGCTCGAACGCACGCCCTATCTGGTCGGCGAGCATTACTCCATCGCGGATATCGCCCTGTATGCCTACACCCACGTGGCCGATGAGGGCGGTTTCAGCCTCGAAGCCTTCTCGGCCGTGCGCGCCTGGCTCGAGCGCGTGGCCAGCCATCCGCGTCATGTGACCATGCTGGGCTGA
- a CDS encoding multicopper oxidase family protein, with protein MVSRRDFFLGAGAIGAAVATSAVSRVAMAALPEPVLQASADTQPPLQPGSGRLYNPVVTLNGWTLPWRMNNGVKEFHLVAEPVVRELAPGYKAHLWGYNGQSPGPTIEVVEGDRVRIFVTNKLPEHTSIHWHGQRLPNGMDGVAGLTQPAIPVGKTFVYEFIARRPGTFMYHPHADEMVQMAMGMMGFWVTHPREHHPLIAEVDRDYCFLLSAYDIEPGAYTPKIMQMLDFNLWTFNSRVFPGIDPLVARQGERVRLRVGNLTMTNHPIHLHGHEFEVTGTDGGPTPVGSRWPEVTADVAVGQMRQLEFIADEEGDWALHCHKSHHTMNAMGHDVPTLVGVDHRDMTRKIAKLVPDYMVMGERGMADMAEMQMPLPDNTVPMMTGDGPFGSVEMGGMFTMLKVRKEQAAGDYRDPGWFKHPAGTVAYEWKGALANPSRSHDSGGQSMPLKQPLETPVEVQVRKPGGHAGH; from the coding sequence ATGGTTTCACGACGCGATTTCTTTCTCGGGGCTGGCGCCATCGGCGCTGCGGTGGCCACTTCGGCGGTCAGCCGGGTGGCCATGGCGGCCCTGCCCGAACCCGTGCTGCAGGCCAGCGCCGACACCCAACCGCCGCTGCAGCCGGGCAGCGGGCGGCTCTACAACCCGGTGGTCACCCTCAACGGCTGGACCCTGCCGTGGCGCATGAACAACGGCGTCAAGGAGTTCCACCTGGTCGCCGAGCCGGTGGTGCGCGAGCTGGCGCCCGGCTACAAGGCCCACCTGTGGGGCTATAACGGCCAGTCGCCGGGGCCGACCATCGAGGTGGTGGAGGGCGACCGGGTGCGCATCTTCGTCACCAACAAGCTGCCCGAGCACACCAGCATCCACTGGCACGGCCAGCGCCTGCCCAACGGCATGGACGGCGTCGCGGGGCTGACCCAGCCGGCGATCCCGGTGGGCAAGACCTTCGTCTACGAGTTCATCGCCCGCCGCCCCGGCACCTTCATGTACCACCCGCACGCCGACGAGATGGTGCAGATGGCCATGGGCATGATGGGGTTCTGGGTCACTCACCCCAGAGAGCATCACCCATTGATCGCCGAGGTCGACCGCGACTACTGCTTCCTGCTCAGCGCCTACGACATCGAGCCGGGCGCCTACACGCCGAAGATCATGCAGATGCTCGATTTCAACCTGTGGACCTTCAACAGCCGCGTGTTCCCCGGCATCGACCCGCTGGTGGCGCGCCAGGGCGAGCGCGTGCGCCTGCGTGTCGGCAACCTGACCATGACCAACCACCCGATCCACCTGCACGGTCACGAGTTCGAGGTCACCGGCACCGACGGCGGGCCGACCCCGGTCGGCTCGCGCTGGCCGGAGGTGACCGCCGACGTGGCGGTGGGGCAGATGCGCCAGCTCGAGTTCATCGCCGACGAGGAGGGCGATTGGGCGCTGCACTGCCACAAGAGCCACCACACCATGAACGCCATGGGCCACGACGTGCCGACCCTGGTCGGTGTCGATCACCGCGACATGACCCGCAAGATCGCCAAACTGGTGCCGGACTACATGGTGATGGGCGAGCGCGGCATGGCTGACATGGCGGAGATGCAGATGCCGCTGCCGGACAACACCGTGCCGATGATGACCGGCGACGGCCCGTTCGGCTCGGTGGAGATGGGTGGCATGTTCACCATGCTCAAGGTGCGCAAGGAGCAGGCCGCCGGCGACTACCGCGATCCGGGCTGGTTCAAGCACCCAGCCGGCACCGTGGCCTATGAATGGAAGGGCGCACTGGCCAACCCGAGCCGCTCGCACGACAGCGGTGGCCAGTCGATGCCGCTCAAGCAGCCGCTCGAGACACCGGTGGAAGTGCAGGTGCGCAAGCCGGGCGGGCATGCCGGGCATTGA
- a CDS encoding cupredoxin domain-containing protein, with translation MKTAQLLVLTLIGLLGSPAALAHSEMHEGHQAASTIREQKPWGIAGDATEVDRTIEIRMTDQMRFTPDRLQVRQGETIRFVHRNDGKILHEFVIGTRETLDEHAESMLRFPGMEHDEPYMAHIAPGQSGEMIWTFNRTGEFDFACLIAGHYQAGMVGTIRVLAD, from the coding sequence ATGAAAACAGCACAGTTACTGGTTCTGACCCTGATCGGGCTGCTCGGCAGCCCGGCAGCGCTGGCCCACAGCGAAATGCACGAGGGGCATCAGGCCGCCTCAACGATCAGGGAGCAAAAGCCTTGGGGTATCGCCGGCGATGCCACCGAAGTCGACCGCACCATCGAGATCCGCATGACTGATCAGATGCGTTTCACTCCGGATCGGCTGCAGGTCAGGCAGGGCGAGACCATTCGTTTCGTCCACCGCAACGACGGCAAGATCCTCCACGAGTTCGTCATCGGTACCCGCGAAACCCTGGATGAACATGCCGAGTCAATGCTGCGTTTTCCCGGCATGGAACACGACGAGCCCTATATGGCCCACATTGCGCCGGGGCAGAGCGGCGAGATGATCTGGACCTTCAACCGCACAGGCGAGTTCGACTTCGCTTGCCTGATCGCCGGCCACTATCAGGCCGGTATGGTCGGCACCATCCGGGTGCTGGCCGACTGA
- the arcD gene encoding arginine-ornithine antiporter, producing the protein MSDGSRKLGLGSLTALVVGSMVGGGIFSLPQNIAARADVGAVLIGWGITAVGMLALAFVFQGLANRKPQLDGGVYVYAKAGLGDYMGFSSAWGYWISAWLGNVGYFVLLFSTLGYFFPAFGQGNTPLAIACASVLLWCVHALVLRGIKEAALINLITTVAKLVPILLFIVIVGLAFDRDIFTRDIWGRSNPQFGGVLEQVRNMMLVTVFVFIGIEGASVYSSRAERRRDVGKATVIGFLGVLALLMLVNLLSLGVMSQPELAALQNPSMAGVLEHVVGRWGAVLISIGLAVSLLGALLSWALLCAEILFVCAKDGTMPAFLRRENANQVPVNALWLTNGMIQLFLLITLFSEGTYLSLIYLASSMILVPYLWSAVYALLLALRGETYEDQAGLRRKDLAIGLLAVGYAIWLLYAGGVKYLLLSALLYAPGALLFRQAKREQGQVLFTRYEWPIFAAVLLTAVLAGYGLYAGHLSL; encoded by the coding sequence ATGTCGGATGGAAGTCGCAAGCTGGGCCTGGGGTCGCTGACCGCGCTGGTGGTGGGCTCGATGGTCGGTGGCGGGATCTTCTCGCTGCCGCAGAACATCGCCGCGCGGGCCGATGTCGGTGCGGTACTGATCGGCTGGGGCATCACCGCGGTGGGCATGCTGGCGCTGGCCTTCGTGTTCCAGGGCCTGGCCAACCGCAAGCCGCAGCTCGATGGCGGGGTATACGTCTACGCCAAGGCGGGCCTCGGCGACTACATGGGTTTTTCCTCGGCCTGGGGCTACTGGATCAGTGCCTGGCTGGGCAATGTCGGCTACTTCGTCCTGCTGTTCTCGACCCTGGGTTACTTCTTCCCGGCCTTCGGCCAGGGCAACACGCCGCTGGCCATCGCCTGCGCCTCGGTGTTGCTGTGGTGCGTACACGCCCTGGTGCTGCGCGGCATCAAGGAGGCGGCGCTGATCAACCTGATCACCACCGTGGCCAAGCTGGTACCGATCCTGCTGTTCATCGTCATCGTCGGCCTGGCCTTCGACCGCGACATTTTCACCCGTGACATCTGGGGGCGCAGCAATCCGCAGTTCGGCGGTGTGCTGGAGCAGGTGCGCAACATGATGCTGGTCACCGTGTTTGTGTTCATCGGTATCGAAGGGGCGAGCGTGTACTCGTCGCGTGCCGAGCGCCGCCGCGATGTGGGCAAGGCCACGGTGATCGGCTTTCTCGGCGTGCTGGCGCTGCTGATGCTGGTCAACCTGCTGTCGCTGGGGGTGATGAGCCAGCCCGAGCTGGCGGCGCTGCAGAACCCGTCCATGGCCGGAGTGCTGGAGCATGTGGTGGGGCGTTGGGGGGCGGTGTTGATCAGCATCGGCCTGGCGGTGTCGCTGCTTGGTGCGCTGCTGTCCTGGGCGCTGCTGTGCGCTGAAATCCTCTTCGTCTGTGCCAAGGACGGCACCATGCCGGCCTTCCTGCGCCGGGAGAACGCCAATCAGGTGCCGGTCAACGCGCTGTGGCTGACCAACGGCATGATCCAGCTATTCCTGCTGATCACCCTGTTTTCCGAGGGTACCTACCTGTCGCTGATCTATCTGGCGTCATCGATGATTCTGGTGCCTTACCTGTGGTCGGCGGTCTATGCGTTGTTGCTGGCGCTGCGCGGCGAGACCTACGAAGACCAGGCCGGGCTGCGCCGCAAGGATCTGGCCATCGGCCTGCTGGCGGTGGGTTACGCGATCTGGCTGTTGTATGCCGGCGGGGTCAAGTACCTGCTGCTGTCGGCGTTGCTTTACGCGCCGGGCGCGCTGCTGTTTCGCCAGGCCAAGCGCGAGCAGGGGCAGGTACTGTTCACCCGCTACGAATGGCCGATCTTCGCCGCCGTATTGCTGACGGCCGTGCTGGCCGGCTATGGCCTGTATGCCGGGCATCTGAGCTTGTAG
- a CDS encoding PLP-dependent aminotransferase family protein: protein MAFSERIARLKSSLIREILAAAQRPEVMSFAGGLPAEPMLPKVDWAEMPASMGQYGMSEGEPALREAIAAEARALGVPCEASQVLIVSGSQQTLDLASKLFIDPGTEVLLEAPTYLAALQAFQLFGADCISVPQEADGPELAALRQRLETHKPAFAYLIPTFQNPSGTRYSEAKREAVAALLDEFGVTLIEDEPYRELVFDEGSATPIVSRLKKASWIYTGTVSKTLLPGLRVGYLIATKDLYPHLLRLKQSADLHTNRIGQWQALQWLGSEQYRGHLAELRDFYRIRRDAMQAALLEHFGELAEWEIPQGGLFFWLTLKQPLDTRTLLDAALAQNVAFMPGEPFFIDPDANPGHLRLNFSHVAPERLGEGLRRLAAVIREAQAK, encoded by the coding sequence ATGGCCTTCTCCGAACGCATCGCCCGCCTGAAAAGCTCCCTGATCCGTGAAATTCTTGCCGCGGCGCAGCGTCCGGAGGTGATGTCCTTCGCCGGCGGCCTGCCGGCCGAGCCGATGCTGCCCAAGGTGGACTGGGCCGAGATGCCGGCGAGCATGGGTCAGTACGGCATGAGCGAGGGCGAGCCGGCGCTGCGCGAAGCCATCGCCGCCGAGGCGCGTGCACTGGGCGTACCCTGCGAGGCCAGCCAGGTGCTGATCGTCAGCGGCTCGCAGCAGACGCTGGATCTGGCCTCCAAGCTGTTCATCGATCCGGGCACCGAAGTGTTGCTCGAAGCGCCGACCTACCTGGCCGCGCTGCAGGCCTTCCAGCTGTTCGGCGCCGATTGCATCAGCGTGCCGCAGGAAGCCGACGGCCCCGAGCTGGCGGCGCTGCGCCAGCGTCTGGAAACGCACAAGCCGGCTTTCGCCTACCTGATTCCGACTTTCCAGAACCCGTCCGGCACCCGTTACAGCGAAGCCAAGCGTGAAGCGGTGGCGGCGCTGCTCGACGAATTCGGCGTGACCCTGATCGAGGACGAGCCGTACCGCGAGCTGGTGTTCGATGAAGGCAGCGCCACGCCCATCGTCAGCCGCCTGAAGAAGGCCAGCTGGATCTACACCGGCACCGTTTCCAAGACCCTGCTGCCGGGCCTGCGCGTCGGCTACCTGATCGCCACCAAGGACCTGTACCCGCACCTGCTGCGCCTGAAGCAGTCGGCCGATCTGCACACCAACCGCATCGGTCAGTGGCAGGCGCTGCAGTGGCTGGGCAGCGAGCAGTACCGTGGCCACCTAGCCGAGCTGCGCGACTTCTACCGCATCCGCCGCGATGCCATGCAGGCGGCGCTGCTGGAGCACTTCGGCGAGCTGGCCGAGTGGGAAATCCCGCAGGGCGGACTGTTCTTCTGGCTGACCCTCAAGCAGCCGCTGGACACCCGCACGCTGCTCGATGCGGCGCTGGCGCAGAACGTCGCCTTCATGCCGGGCGAGCCGTTCTTCATCGACCCGGATGCCAACCCCGGCCATCTGCGACTGAACTTCAGCCATGTAGCGCCGGAGCGTCTGGGCGAAGGCCTGCGCCGGTTGGCGGCGGTGATCCGCGAGGCGCAGGCGAAGTAG
- a CDS encoding copper-binding protein: MNKSLLIATLATLFSLPLQAADPAPLSQGEVRKVDAAAQKITLRHGPIASIGMPPMTMVFEVEKPELLEGLSAGEKVKFQVQQQGNRYIVTELQVVE; encoded by the coding sequence ATGAACAAGTCATTGCTGATCGCGACGCTAGCCACCCTGTTCAGCCTGCCGTTGCAGGCCGCCGACCCCGCGCCGCTGAGCCAGGGCGAGGTGCGCAAGGTGGACGCCGCCGCGCAGAAGATCACCCTGCGTCACGGCCCCATCGCCAGTATCGGCATGCCGCCGATGACCATGGTCTTCGAAGTCGAGAAGCCGGAACTACTGGAAGGGCTTTCAGCAGGAGAGAAGGTGAAGTTTCAAGTGCAGCAGCAGGGTAACCGTTACATCGTTACCGAACTGCAGGTAGTCGAGTAA
- a CDS encoding benzoate/H(+) symporter BenE family transporter, whose protein sequence is MQDAAPTRLRPLADTSTSAVVAGFIAMLTGYTSSLVLMFQAGQAAGLTAGQISSWIWALSIGMALCCIVLSLRYRAPVMIAWSTPGAALLITSLPQVSYGEAIGAYILASGLIVLIGLTGTFDRLMRRIPASIAAALLAGVLFKIGLEICVAAEQQPFLVIAMLLAYLLGKRLWPRYSVLSALIVGSVLAGVFGLLDFSDFQLQLATPEWTTPSFSLAAAISIGIPLFIVAMASQNLPGMAVLRANGYDVPASPLLTSTGLVSILMAPFGSHGIHMAAISAAICAGPEAHEDPRKRYTAAVWCGVFYAIAGIFGATLASLFAALPAALILSIAALALFASIIGGLTQAMSEPNEREAALITFLVTASGMTLAGVGSAFWGIVAGLLTLAILNAGKRAV, encoded by the coding sequence ATGCAAGACGCCGCCCCTACCCGCCTGCGACCACTGGCCGACACATCCACCTCGGCCGTGGTGGCCGGCTTCATCGCCATGCTCACCGGCTATACCAGCTCCCTGGTGCTGATGTTCCAGGCCGGCCAGGCGGCCGGCCTCACCGCCGGGCAGATTTCCTCGTGGATCTGGGCACTGTCGATCGGCATGGCGCTGTGCTGCATCGTGCTCTCGCTGCGCTACCGCGCGCCGGTGATGATCGCCTGGTCGACGCCCGGTGCGGCGCTGCTGATCACCAGTCTGCCGCAGGTCTCTTATGGCGAGGCGATTGGCGCCTATATCCTGGCTTCGGGCCTGATCGTGCTGATCGGCCTGACCGGAACCTTCGACCGCCTGATGCGCCGCATACCCGCCTCCATCGCCGCCGCCCTGCTGGCCGGTGTGCTGTTCAAGATCGGTCTGGAAATCTGCGTGGCCGCCGAACAGCAGCCCTTTCTGGTGATCGCCATGCTGCTGGCCTATCTACTCGGCAAACGTCTGTGGCCGCGCTATTCGGTGCTCTCCGCGCTGATCGTCGGCAGCGTGCTGGCCGGGGTCTTCGGCTTGCTGGACTTCAGCGATTTCCAGTTGCAGCTGGCTACGCCCGAATGGACCACACCCAGCTTCTCGCTGGCCGCGGCGATCAGCATCGGCATTCCGCTGTTCATCGTCGCCATGGCCTCGCAGAACCTTCCGGGCATGGCCGTGCTGCGCGCCAACGGCTATGACGTGCCGGCCTCACCGCTGCTGACCAGCACCGGCCTGGTATCGATCCTGATGGCGCCGTTCGGCAGCCACGGCATACACATGGCCGCCATCAGCGCCGCCATCTGCGCCGGCCCGGAAGCCCATGAAGACCCACGCAAGCGCTACACTGCGGCGGTCTGGTGCGGGGTGTTCTACGCCATCGCCGGCATCTTCGGCGCCACCCTGGCCTCGCTGTTCGCCGCGTTGCCGGCCGCACTGATCCTCTCCATCGCCGCGCTGGCGTTGTTCGCCTCGATCATTGGCGGCCTGACCCAGGCCATGAGCGAGCCCAACGAGCGCGAAGCGGCGCTGATCACCTTCCTGGTGACGGCGTCGGGGATGACCCTGGCCGGCGTCGGCTCGGCCTTCTGGGGTATCGTCGCCGGCTTGCTGACATTGGCCATCCTCAACGCGGGCAAGCGCGCGGTCTGA
- a CDS encoding MarR family winged helix-turn-helix transcriptional regulator, which yields MTDLKNFPEKFLTSPTEGTQAGRRGAQAIKNSAAQQAAMEAFFFGYQAFTAKPDEMLAKRGLSRVHHRILFFIAKYPGLNMTELLGYLGVSKQALNMPLRQLIEMNLVQSEAAADDKRKRVLGFTPEGAKLEQALRREQARLLQRVFTEMGEEAVEGWLAVNRALARGRA from the coding sequence ATGACTGACCTAAAAAATTTCCCCGAGAAATTTTTAACGTCCCCCACCGAGGGCACGCAGGCCGGCCGTCGTGGTGCGCAGGCCATCAAGAACTCCGCTGCTCAGCAGGCCGCCATGGAGGCCTTTTTCTTCGGCTACCAGGCCTTCACCGCCAAGCCTGACGAGATGCTGGCAAAGCGCGGGCTGTCGCGGGTGCATCACCGCATTCTGTTCTTCATAGCCAAGTATCCAGGCCTGAACATGACCGAGCTGCTCGGCTACCTCGGGGTCAGCAAGCAGGCGCTGAACATGCCGCTGCGTCAGCTGATCGAGATGAATCTGGTACAGAGCGAAGCGGCGGCCGACGACAAGCGCAAGCGTGTTCTCGGCTTCACGCCCGAGGGCGCCAAGCTGGAGCAGGCCCTGCGCCGCGAGCAGGCGCGGCTGCTGCAGCGGGTTTTCACGGAGATGGGAGAGGAAGCCGTGGAAGGCTGGCTAGCGGTAAACCGTGCCTTGGCGCGGGGGCGCGCCTAG
- a CDS encoding TolC family protein: MTTIKPAVLLCAALLLAGCAGFSQDGGFDPVQQSAERQLDKQLLWARDEAGRSQIEARVAELLAEPLSLDAAVQLALLNNRGLQASFDELGIGEAERVQAGRLPNPGFSYGRLEKGSEVEYERGLHLNLARLIALPLSSRLEGRRFEQLQRQTSLAVFDLASETRKAWYQAVAAEESLVYARQVLDAAEAGAELARRLAAVGNFSKLQQAEQQNFYAEAGIGLIQAEQARVRSREQLTRLLGLWGEQLDYRLPERLPALPKTADELPDVERLAMNQRQDIQAVRLDAERLAQNLGLTRTTRFINVLELGVVNNRSNEEPTQRGYEISVELPLFDWSGAKVARAETQYRQALNRAAETAVNARSQVREAYHAYRNAFELAQHYRTEVLPLRQRIAEENLLRYNGMFISTFDLLADARRQVQAVDGYLQAQRAFWLARADLDMALLGAPNPSLGAAPAAAAEPAAAGH; encoded by the coding sequence ATGACCACCATTAAACCCGCCGTACTGCTCTGCGCCGCGCTGCTGCTGGCCGGCTGCGCCGGCTTCAGCCAGGACGGCGGCTTCGACCCGGTGCAGCAAAGCGCCGAGCGCCAGCTGGACAAGCAACTGCTGTGGGCGCGCGACGAGGCCGGGCGCAGCCAGATCGAGGCACGCGTCGCCGAGCTGCTGGCCGAACCCCTGAGCCTGGACGCCGCGGTGCAGCTGGCGCTGCTCAACAACCGTGGTCTGCAGGCGTCCTTCGACGAGCTGGGCATCGGCGAGGCCGAGCGCGTGCAGGCCGGGCGCCTGCCCAATCCCGGCTTCTCCTATGGCCGTCTGGAAAAGGGCAGCGAGGTCGAATACGAGCGCGGCCTGCACCTGAATCTGGCGCGGCTGATCGCCCTGCCGCTGTCCTCGCGCCTGGAAGGTCGGCGCTTCGAGCAGCTGCAGCGGCAGACCAGCCTGGCGGTGTTCGACCTGGCCAGCGAGACGCGCAAGGCCTGGTACCAGGCGGTCGCCGCCGAGGAGAGCCTGGTCTACGCGCGGCAGGTGCTGGACGCCGCCGAAGCCGGCGCCGAGCTGGCCCGGCGCCTGGCCGCGGTGGGCAACTTCAGCAAGCTGCAGCAGGCCGAGCAGCAGAACTTCTACGCCGAGGCCGGCATCGGTCTGATCCAGGCCGAACAGGCGCGAGTGCGCAGCCGCGAGCAGCTGACCCGTCTGCTCGGCCTGTGGGGCGAGCAGCTCGACTACCGCCTGCCCGAACGCCTGCCGGCGCTGCCGAAAACCGCGGACGAGTTGCCGGACGTGGAGCGCCTGGCCATGAACCAGCGCCAGGACATCCAGGCCGTGCGCCTGGATGCCGAGCGCCTGGCGCAGAACCTCGGCCTGACCCGCACCACGCGTTTCATCAACGTGCTGGAGCTGGGCGTGGTCAACAACCGTTCCAACGAGGAACCGACCCAGCGCGGCTACGAGATCAGCGTCGAGCTGCCGCTGTTCGACTGGAGCGGGGCCAAGGTGGCGCGGGCCGAGACGCAGTATCGCCAGGCGCTCAACCGCGCCGCCGAGACGGCGGTCAACGCCCGCTCGCAGGTGCGCGAGGCCTATCACGCCTACCGCAACGCCTTCGAGCTGGCGCAGCACTACCGCACCGAGGTGCTGCCGCTGCGCCAGCGCATCGCCGAGGAAAACCTGCTGCGCTACAACGGCATGTTCATCAGCACCTTCGACCTGCTCGCCGATGCGCGCCGCCAGGTGCAGGCGGTGGATGGCTACCTGCAGGCGCAGCGCGCCTTCTGGCTGGCGCGCGCCGACCTCGACATGGCCCTGTTGGGCGCCCCCAATCCCTCGCTCGGCGCGGCGCCTGCCGCTGCTGCCGAGCCGGCCGCCGCCGGCCACTGA